Within Pseudomonas paeninsulae, the genomic segment CCCTGGAGGCCATGCCCGGACGCGAGATCGAGCACCTGCGTGAGCGCTGGCTGCCGTTGAAATACCCGCAGATTGGCGAATCCCTGGCTTTCTGGCGGGGTCTCGCGCTGCTCCTGCTGTTGGCCTTGCTCAGCGCCGCGGCCGTCGTCCTGCACCTGCGCCAACAGCGCCGCGATCTGGAGCGGCGGCTGCTCGGTGTGCGCCAGGAATTGAGTCAGCGCGAGGTGGCCGAGCAGGCCCTGCGCCTCAGCCAGTTCTCCATCGACCACAGCACCGTGGGCATTCTCTGGGTCAATTGGGACAGCCATGTGCGTTATGCCAACCGCGCCGCCGAGGACATGCTCGGCTATGCCAGCGGGGCGCTGGTGGAACGGCCGTTACAAGCCCTGGAACCGAGCCTGAATATGGATCGCTGGTTGAGCCTGTGGAAGCTGGCGCGCAGCAGCGACGAGGCCTTGCCGGGTTTCGAGGTCGAGTGCCTGCGCGCCGATGGCAGCGGCTTGCCGGTGGACGTGTCGTTGAGTTTCCTGCGTTTCGACCGGGCGGAATACCTGGTGGTGTTCCTCGCCGATGTGACCGAGCGGCGCCGCGCCCGCGCTGCCCTGCAGGAGAGCGATGCGCGGCTCAAGGGCATCGCCGGCAATGTACCCGGCCTGGTGTTTCGCCTGGAGCGTGCCGCCGTCGAGCAAGCGGTGGTGTTCGCTTACATCAGCGAAGCCAGTGCCGAGCTGGTCGGTTATCCGGCCGTCGAGTTGCAGCGCGCCGACCGCGGGATTCGCAGCCTGGTGCACCCCGACGACCAAGCCAGCTACCGGCGCACCCAGGGCGCGGCCCTGGCCGGCGACAGCGACTGGCAGTGGCAGGGACGAATTCTCACCCGCGCCGGACAGCTGCGCTGGGCCGATATCAAGGCCACCGCGCGCCGCCTGGACGAGGGCCGGGTGGTGTGGGATGGGATCGTCTGGGACATCACCGAGAACAAGCAGGTAGAGCTGGCGCTGGGCGAATCGCGGGCGCACCTGCGTGAGCTGTCGGCGCATCTGGAGAGCGTGCGCGAGGAGGAGAAGGCGCGCATCGCCCGCGAGGTGCACGACGAGCTGGGCCAGGTGCTCACCGTGCTCAAGTTGGAAACCGCCATGTGCGAATTGGTCTGCTCCGGCCAGTTGCCAGAGCTGGATCGGCGCCTGCAGAACATGAAGCGCCTGATCGCCCAGCTGTTTCAGCTGGTGCGCGATGTGGCCACCGCGCTGCGTCCGCCCATTCTCGATGCCGGCATCGCCTCGGCCATCGAGTGGCAGGTCCGTCGCTTCGAGGCGCGCACCCAGATCCCGTGCATGGTCGAGGTGCCGGAGAACCTGCCGAAGCTCAGCGATGCCAAGGCCATCGGCCTGTTTCGCATTCTGCAGGAGGCGCTGACCAACATCATGCGCCACGCCGGCGCGCACAGCGTGCAGGTGAGCCTGCGTCTGGAGGACGGCGAGCTATGCCTGTGCGTCAGCGACGACGGCAAAGGCTTCGCGCCCGAGCAGCGCAAGCCGGGGCAGTCGTTCGGCCTGGTCGGCATGCAGGAGCGGGTATTGATGCTCGGCGGCCAGTTGCAGATTGACAGCCAGCCCGGCGAGGGGACTACGCTGTGCGCACGCGTGGCAGTGGCCGAGGAGGCAGTGGCGTGATTCGAGTAATGGTGGCTGA encodes:
- a CDS encoding PAS domain-containing sensor histidine kinase — its product is MSPMWSRILFLLLVWPLFAWAENPVLPLRPVFTGEQQAWLAEHRQLRVGLLMQAPWALYDRRLQRLSGANVELMTRVLQGMGVEPVWLRYADQDELDSALRRGEVDLAPGLQQTPYGLRLWLYSVPYMRVPHLVVGAQRGISAVDLDRLGYDELVAVREPSPVFEYLYKTHNNLRLQAVSSERVGLLRVLRQEVSYAVVDEARLSLLLREPQFAALSIVGDIGLPQLLRIASRRDEPLLAKILERTLEAMPGREIEHLRERWLPLKYPQIGESLAFWRGLALLLLLALLSAAAVVLHLRQQRRDLERRLLGVRQELSQREVAEQALRLSQFSIDHSTVGILWVNWDSHVRYANRAAEDMLGYASGALVERPLQALEPSLNMDRWLSLWKLARSSDEALPGFEVECLRADGSGLPVDVSLSFLRFDRAEYLVVFLADVTERRRARAALQESDARLKGIAGNVPGLVFRLERAAVEQAVVFAYISEASAELVGYPAVELQRADRGIRSLVHPDDQASYRRTQGAALAGDSDWQWQGRILTRAGQLRWADIKATARRLDEGRVVWDGIVWDITENKQVELALGESRAHLRELSAHLESVREEEKARIAREVHDELGQVLTVLKLETAMCELVCSGQLPELDRRLQNMKRLIAQLFQLVRDVATALRPPILDAGIASAIEWQVRRFEARTQIPCMVEVPENLPKLSDAKAIGLFRILQEALTNIMRHAGAHSVQVSLRLEDGELCLCVSDDGKGFAPEQRKPGQSFGLVGMQERVLMLGGQLQIDSQPGEGTTLCARVAVAEEAVA